GCCTTGGGCATTGTCTCATAGATCAGGCCGGTGACCGAACCGATGGGGGTGCCGTCACCTAGACTGTCTTCGTGCGTGGCTCCGCTGAGTAACAGTATCTTACCTGAATACATATCGCAGGCCTGAAGATAAGCGTAGGCCATAGCCGCCTGGACCTTGACCACACGCTTCAGCGCTGAAGGCGTAATCGGAATCAACTTGGGCGCAGACAAAGTGCCGCTGGTACGGGCATACATCAACGGTTTTTCGCTTACGATCGCTCGTTCGCCCGCAATTTGTCGATCAATGTAGGGGCGTAAATCCTCATAGGTCGATAGCGGCACGCGTGCGCGGAAATCATCAATGGTGCGGATGCCGCTGAACCCATGATCAGCGGCGAAAGCCGTTCCCCGGTTCGCGCGCAAAATTCGTTTCAAGGCATGTACTTGCGCGGCCTGCGGTGACGCAGCCGCACGCTGCAAAGCTTTGTAAGCCTTGCCGCCGCGATAACTTAAGCCCAGCCTGAAGACTATATCTGAAAACCAGCCCATCAGCGCTTTCGCCGAACAGGCGCCCACAACTGCGCCCAGAACCCCTCAGGATAGGGATAGCCCAGTCCCAGATTTCTGACATTTGCCCCGTTAGGCCGATAATAGGTGCCAAAGAGCAAATCCCAGACGATGAAGGTATGGGCGAAGTTATGGGCTGCTATTTTCCAATCTTCGGCATGGTGCCAGCGATGCACCTCAGGGCCGCTCAAGAGGTAGTTTAAGGGGCCGAGGCGTAGGTCAATATTGGCATGTTGCAACAGGCCGCTCGTGGCATAGACCACGAAATAAAGCGCCAATACCTCAGACCCGATACCCAAAAAAAGAAAAATCAGGGTGTCGAGGACATATTGCAGCGTCTTGTCCAAAGGGTGGAAACGAAAGACGTTAATGGCATATAGCTTTGACGGCGCATGATGCACCTCATGCAGGCGCCACAGCCAGGCAACTTTATGCGACCAGCGATGCAACCAGTACCGCAGGAAATCGCCAATCAAAATCTTAAGCAACACTTGCGCCCATATAGGCCAAGCTTGGGGCCATAAATTTAGGCTCAGGCCATGATGCTGAAAGACTTGTAGTAGGTAGTAGGCGCTGATCCAGCCCAGGCCCAGGGGCAGTAAAACCTGCACGAAGGCCATAAAGATCAGGTCCGTGACCGTGTCACTGACGACCGGCTTCCAGTCTTTGCGATAAGGGATAATCAGCTCAAAGGCACTAATCAGCAAGAAGGCCGCAACGACAGCCAAATAAGGGGCATAGGTCAATGATCCGTCGATCTGGCGTAAGGCATAATAGCAACAGATACCCGTCGCCAGACATGTTGGATAGGCGATGAGTTTCAATGGATATGAAAGCCCTTTAGTCACACCGTATCCCCACAAAGCCGCATCAAGACCATATAAGGCTTTGTCGTGCCGGTCATGTCCTGTTTTGAGCGATCAGCGGTAAAATGAGCTGTGATGGGTATTTAAAGCCGACGAACACCTTTTGCTGACCTGAATTAAGATTGCGGTCATAACGCGGAAAATTGCTGCTAGACACCTCAAGTCGAATACGATGCCCCTTCAGAAACACATTGGCCGTCGGAGACAACTCAATCTCAATGCGCGTAGGCTGTTGTGAGGTCAAATCATACTGACGACGTAATATGCCCTCACTCAAATTATAGGCTGACCCATCCGGATGAACATCAACCAGCTTTGCCGTAAAATCTGCCGACGCCGCATCGGTGGCAACATATAGAATCAGCTTAATGGGCCCCGTCACCTCGGTATCGTCGCGCAGGGGTGAAGTAGAATAGGTCAGGATATCAGATCGTTGTTCGATGTCGTTCTGCTTCATCATCCCTGAGCGACGGCTCAACATGGCGCCGCCTCGTGTTGGCACAGGATGGGTTGGATCATAGCGATACGCTTGCACCGTTTCGGTCAGAGGCGGCTTGATGGCCAATTCTCGATTACTCAGGAATAACGGCGTGTAGCGGGTCCGCGCCAGTGGCCACTCATTTTCATGACGCCATCTGTTGATACCCATGACGTAAAGCCGGACCTTCGGCACGTTTTCAGCCGCAATGTCCAGACGGCTATCAAACCAGGGTATAGCCTGCATCACACTTTCGCTGCGATACGGTACAGGCCTTGCCTGACCGGGTAGGTCGAGTTCGCGGGCATGTCCCCATGGCCCTATAATTAACTTTGTGCCTTGAGCAACTTGCAGTTTGGCGCTGCGGGTAATGGCCTCATAGTCATCCAGTTGTCCGGCCAGGAACGGATCAAACCATCCTCCCAACAGCAAGACCGGAGCCTGAAGATTTTCCGCCCGCCGTTCGCCATCGATACCCTTCCAGTAGGCATCTCGCTCTGGATTGCTCACCCAGTCATTATAAAAATCCGTGTCGCCTATCGCCAAGTTATCGGCTTTTGAAATGGGTAACGCCCAAACTCCACGTTCGAGATCAGCCAGCTTGACCTCACGATCTTTGTCGCCACGACTGGTGATCGCCCAGTTCAGCGCGCTTTCCAGCGCGAACGCGCCACCTGGATAGAACATGCGGTGAAAATCCGTGCTCGCGATTTGAATGAAGTA
The window above is part of the Asticcacaulis sp. MM231 genome. Proteins encoded here:
- a CDS encoding sterol desaturase family protein yields the protein MKLIAYPTCLATGICCYYALRQIDGSLTYAPYLAVVAAFLLISAFELIIPYRKDWKPVVSDTVTDLIFMAFVQVLLPLGLGWISAYYLLQVFQHHGLSLNLWPQAWPIWAQVLLKILIGDFLRYWLHRWSHKVAWLWRLHEVHHAPSKLYAINVFRFHPLDKTLQYVLDTLIFLFLGIGSEVLALYFVVYATSGLLQHANIDLRLGPLNYLLSGPEVHRWHHAEDWKIAAHNFAHTFIVWDLLFGTYYRPNGANVRNLGLGYPYPEGFWAQLWAPVRRKR
- a CDS encoding CocE/NonD family hydrolase, producing MKLKYKILSAVGLMLALLFLGRDYLLEALANHLVFKSDDVRPATHHVTMQTSGFATEDGINLRADIYRPQELGKTPTILIRLPVTDTFYNRLRIGMIGRYWAGRGYAVVVQGTRGRYKSGGRFYPLKNERSDGLQTLAWLKTLPWYDGRLVMWGGSAFGYTQWAVSDQPEVDAYFIQIASTDFHRMFYPGGAFALESALNWAITSRGDKDREVKLADLERGVWALPISKADNLAIGDTDFYNDWVSNPERDAYWKGIDGERRAENLQAPVLLLGGWFDPFLAGQLDDYEAITRSAKLQVAQGTKLIIGPWGHARELDLPGQARPVPYRSESVMQAIPWFDSRLDIAAENVPKVRLYVMGINRWRHENEWPLARTRYTPLFLSNRELAIKPPLTETVQAYRYDPTHPVPTRGGAMLSRRSGMMKQNDIEQRSDILTYSTSPLRDDTEVTGPIKLILYVATDAASADFTAKLVDVHPDGSAYNLSEGILRRQYDLTSQQPTRIEIELSPTANVFLKGHRIRLEVSSSNFPRYDRNLNSGQQKVFVGFKYPSQLILPLIAQNRT